The nucleotide window agattgcaccagaaacagcactctctctgcctgtcatagacgttcaggaaaggctgaatgaagtcatgtcaagtacaataattcggtgatcaataataacagttgtaggacagtatataaggaggataaggattttgaagttgactcgaaatctgataggtaacgagtgcaaggacttgaaaacaggtgtaatgcatccctgataggattcttgctgtcatattctgaacatattgaagattgctcagtgtggatttaatttccccagtgaacaggatgtgcatttattaattctagaaaaaaagcctttcttgatttctctagttcttagtttctctagttccctttaaaataaactattattccacaatgcagagtattacatggccagtatttacacatgatatttgtgatttaaagaaattaacacaagcagcttttggagatttaagtgttggctgagttattgcaggataaaagactagagatgttggcaagaggaagataatttggggaaagctgaggaatacacttataacaagaacacttcctaatggggttaggcatacttttgatgaagatgatgaagttaacagactgtatgtttacatagatactgaaataaggattgtattttagattatgtgtagttgctggcattgaactgtgtgttggatgcacatgaattgaaggaatgggcaaacatagctgatgcggatccacagagccagcatattaagatgtttataattagaggcaatttgtttaaataactaggtatggatactgatgtgcaagagaggtggaaaggctgtttccttaagccagcactataaaatattttattctcagtgagatgctgccatttcatagtgggttttaacactgtgtatagttccatccacacagtgcctttacttccatttctaatctctttacccagtacagaggatttggagcctatcccagtaagcaacggacacaaggcagaatacacccgggacatagcgccagtccatcacaggacagacagacacaaacacacacacaccagggccagttttcccataaaccaattaacttaccagtatgttttggagtgcgagagggagtcatatcacacatatggagaaaaaccatgtaacccagagagaacatgtaaaccccacacacacaggatggcaggaattgaacctaggaccccagtgctgcaagatagcaatgctaaccactttgccaccattataaatggatggatatcttagttatctttctagttcacaggtttgcatacataatttaattttgaaagccactgagacatcaggtactactgttgtatttatgaaaaagaaacaaaacaaaaaacatactaacaactgtgccatcctactccttagttaatacattttattattcataaaaagttaacattgttagcaaaatattttgaattatatttaaccctattttttcttcagttttgtatttaacttattatatgatagtcagacttaatgtatatttgaacaatgaaaatatatttttacaagattttacattaagcacttaaaattaatatggttaataatagtaaactgtaacatgctgtaacaagatcggttaaactgcgaagaaaatgctttcagagaaaatgtttcaggtgtgaagaacatagatctccaatgcaatttcaaccaaacctgttcccacacaccctgcccccactaccattagaatatacacaaagcactcaaatctttcgagctaatgatcaggtgacccgagagagagcgatagaaacaccaaggggtgcggaaccagggaactatttacatggaaaacgggcgatctccccagactgtccgcccgtttcactgttacctggatacctctttatttagaactcactaacactggtttttagtttagaatgattcaagtagggttttagatgaaaggcagcgaccttaatcaagcccaaatcataattgaacccattcagagcctacattacattttagcgtttcattctgagcagaagaccctcacacctgaagaaggcttgcgttttctctcttctcttttaagcatgtgtacaatgtgtaatacaattacaatgtgtaattacaatgctgtaatacaatttgaatcGTATGAGGGTGTATTAttagggggaggtgtctttcgctggaaatctcgcctgcttctactttacgagtgctggctgtgacgaattaaaccggtttcacaggtttcaatcacagaccatgtgacatgggagtcaggaaactaacacacagcgccaccagatttgacaacgctataaaaacactataaaataatgtgactaggcacagaacaagtttacagcacagtacaataataaatgctgaccatgactttagaagcataaattaccttacactcaatttaaacacaagctgtctttagccctctaagctggttcatacagaaatgtagagatccaggctcagaacacacagcttcattagcgaatacatatgcaggacaactagagaagacgttttacagaggatggatttttagaaacatcccatcagtgacatcactgaagtcaactcctaggtactgtaactgtcgtgtggatagtttcacaagaatcagacaaaggtttaagcatcgcttgttctagataaaactgcaaaaaaaaacccaacaaccaataatgtacttctttgcggctctgtttgcccaaatcatatattcacaacgtgaaatctagaaaataatattacgtaaccgaaatccgcaatatggaaacaaaacctgtgtaattgttgatagatgatgtactcataacattttttcaagacgaactacaacatttaaaaaatgacttgtatgtacttgatatctctaatcaatccacgggttccagcacaaaacgaaactaaaacgcataccgtttcgcgcttcttattagttgctcaaaagtaatttgaccgtatgaaatgcataatataaacctagaaacatatacgtgagcagtacttaagcactgtagtatcggtgttaagacatacctctcaaatactgtaaatcaagttaaaaatatctcaagaccgcttctggtcgtaatgaaaccatgtttcgtgtatgttttctttaaagtaccgagaccagccatatactgtatgtttatgttccaaaattaatatcgtttatggccttcacacgcgttgcagtatgctcctattctttttatgctcagctactaagatttcccttcagtggtaaaattagatatgaatattcaatacttaaacgggcacagttaagacattaaatatacatatacatactgtatacagtacagtttgcatacggtaatatgtttatgttacgcgattaaaaaataaataaataaaaatgaaaagtccagcaccagctggattcgaacacacaacctgccagttggtagtcatgcacctagaccagtaggctacaagacagctcgcatgaacaggcaggcgaaacagccctacatagccctgtcgcagcacacgaattctttagatacgcgattccatattatattagcagaaaagcttaaaactaccactttttcacacgctatttcacatgctagttaaatacttcgatgcttaaaatcgttagggagaaatggaataccggtgtgtatttttcttttaaagtgccgattcctggaatctgactggctgacacccctctgaagtggttccataaaatctggtatacggaaaagaaagcgttgataaatacaagtgtcttttaatacactctttgctgtgctcttgaggatccttgtgatattttaagctctagttgaatgataggtgtcgcattttaaaacattttcgtagttagaaattatgaaacaccctgttaaaagcaaggaagtttttatgcctgacaaagtatggcttggacagattccaagtgcttgtacaaatgtgctaaagaaattatactttgagtatacagcttgtccaaagtcatccattattaatactattagtaatatcttcagtaaaggcttcgatgcataaatatttctgataaaggtaggttgtgtacttttgtccaactgagcaatcttgctttcataaaatataccaacattttaatgactgatgattaacatgctgtaatacacagttcaaaattaaaggctcaaatgctgtacatgagaggttaagctccccctggcggttttacaaggcgacgcctgatagttagtcacgtgacacacgtgaactgcgtgataccgcgacacgcccaccggggtatgccgcgaaatgcctcacccattttgaatggctgcatctgtacgtgtgcatgagtgtctgagtgtgactgcgagtctgcgtgcgagtgtacgtgtgcgagtgtctgagtgtgaccgagtctgtgtgtgcccgagtgtctgagtgtaactgcgagtctgtgcccgagtgtacatgtgcgagagtgtctctctcctctctcctgtccccagGTGTACCTGTCGTACAGACTAACCTGTCTCTCTGATCTCTCCTGTCCTGCAGGCTGacccatctctctcctctctcctgtccccagGTGTACCTGTCCCGGCCGGAGGTGTGTCCGCAGGGCCTGTACGAGCTGATGCTGAGCTGCTGGAGCCGGGAGTCCAGGGAGCGGCCGTCCTTCCCAGCAATCCAGCGCTTCCTGCTGGAGGACGCCATGAACATGGtgtagcagcagcagctccGGCCTGCGGACTCTCGCGGGGCAGGATGTCCTCTGTGGGCTCGGAGGGCGGCGGCCCTGAGGGCTGAGCCTCTTGTGCGCCCCCTGGTGGCGTTCGAGACAGAGCCTCTgaggaagaggaaggacactaggggggtgggggaggcTGGAACTTCTGTATTCCTTTAACTTCTCGTTTTTCGGGGTTCCTGGGGTGGCGGTGTTTGGAGGGGGGGGTGTGGCGGAGTTCAGGGGACTGCTGGTTCGGTCTCCTTCCTACAAGGGCCCCCCCGAGAGGAAACGCTCTCTTGCTGCTGCGTGCTGGGGTGTGGGAGAGGGGTCTGTCTGCTGTTTGCTTTGCAGTCTTGCACATTTCCAGGCCCACTTCACCAGCAGCCTGGGGCTTCGCTCGAATCTGCTCCGGCACTTTGCCCCCGAGATCGACTGCTCACGATCGACTCACTGggactggccctggtcagtATCTCCATGTGATCTATTGCTCACGATCGACTCACTGggactggccctggtcagtATCTCCATGTGATCGATTGCTCACGATCGATTCACTGggactggccctggtcagtATCTCCATGTGATCGATTGCTCACGATCGATTCACTGTGACTGGCCCTGGTCAGTATCTCCATGTGATCGATTGCTCATGATCGATTCACTGTGACTGGCCCTGGTCAGTATCTCCATGTGATCGATCATTCCTGATCCATTCGCTGggactggccctggtcagtATCTCCATGTGATCGATTGCTCATGATCGATTCACTGTGACTGGCCCTGGTCAGTATCTCCATGTGATCGATCACTCCTGATCAATTCGCTGTGACTGGCCCTGGTCAGTATCTCCATGTGATCGATTGCTCACGATCAATTCGCTGTCACTGGCCCTGGTCAGTATCTCCATGTGATCGATTGCTCACGATCGATTCACTGTGACTGGCCCTGGTCAGTATCTCCATGTGATCGATTGCTCATGATCGATTCACTGTGACTGGCCCTGGTCAGTATCTCCATGTGATCGATCATTCCTGATCCATTCGCTGggactggccctggtcagtATCTCCATGTGATCAATCACTCCTGATCCATTCGCTGTGACTGGCCCAGATCAGTACACTGTCCAgtcctgttagaccaggaggacagctggtctggtggttcaggtccagtctatctggtccagtggttcaggtccggtcctgttagaccaggaggacagttTTGGGGTACCGGCTCCTCGTCTCTGCGCCCCGGTGTGCAGGAGAGACGCGTCAAACACCGTCCACAGGGGGCGCCGCTGTGCTGTATCGCACCTCCAGCTACAGGGGGCGCTGCTGtgcagagcaggacaggagcaggTGGAGTCAGTCCAGGGTGTTCTGGGGGACGGGGGGCTCGGCCGGCCAGCGTTGAGGTTTAGGGGGAAGGATGGCGGGGCAGGGGGGTGAATACTACCCCAGGGGCGTGGGCGCTGTAGGTACTGCTGTCGTGACACACTGGatgtctttgtgtttttttccttcttcttcgCCGACTACTAATGTTGTACATAGCATACGGGACAGATTGTTACACTAATATATGGAGACGTTGGTGCGTTCCCCGTCTGCGGTTCTCGCGTTGCCTCTGGGCGGCGCTGGCGTGTCGAAGGCTCTTGGGTTCGTCTGGTTCTTGTCGTGAATCTTTTTGTAGAAGTTTTAATAAAGTAACATTTTCAGATAACTGGGTGTCCTGTTCTGCTTTCTGCATCCCGAGTGATCGACTGCCCCTGCTGCTGACTGGAAGTCATCAGTTaaagggtatcggcttcaacaacagggctgtgCGGCTTgatcccccctcccgcccctctctgtgtacagcagtgtctctggtatcagcttcaacactgGCTGGGTACAGAGAAGGGAGAGCTGGCGAGGAGCGTGGCTCCGATCCTATCCTTGATCCGATCATGGCTCAAATTCCTGTAATTTATGAGAGCCTTGTTTTCTATCTTCTGTGAGAGAGCACAATCACAAAGCATCTAAAACTGCACAACTCCATGGTTTAGAAAACGTTTCTACAGAAGCTATCCAGACAGTTTGGGGTCATGCGTTCGTTTGATCCAGCTGGGGATTCTGTATGACctgacacactgattccaggtgagagattcacactgaggtgacctgtctccagctgtacgacactgacagacacactgattccaggtgagagattcacactgaggtgacctgtctccagctgtatgaccctgacagacacactgattccaggtgagagattcacactgaggtgacctgtctccagctgtatgaccctgacagacacactgattccaggtgagagattcacactgaggtgacctgtctccagctgtatgaccctaacagacacactgattccaggtgagactCACCCAGAGAGACTCAGaaactccatctggctccagtctggcgCAGTGTCGTCCCCTggcgttaacccacagtggacactccatctgcctccagtctggtgcagtgtcgtcccctagcgttaacccacagttgaacctccatctggctccagtctggtgcagtggAATCAGCGTGTCTGTCAGGGtcgtacagctggagacaggtcacctcagtgtgaatcttcaaatcctgcagccagcagaggaatcctactccgttgggcccctgagcaaggcccttcaccccagctgctccaggggcactgtccAATgcctgaccctgcactctgacccccagcttctctccctgtctgtgtgtctttctcatggagagcaaactaATGCAAgccaatgcaagaaattgtatagggccaataaagcaaCATGATCACATTATTATAAATCATAATCAATGCGACTGATATAAGCGCAAGGCGAGGCATCCTGACCACAAGGATGAGGCTGAAGCTCCACCACTGATGCAGCCCTCCAGTGAGAGATTTTGGTTCAACAGGCCCGTTGGGTTATTCACAAGCATTTAATCACTGATCACTGATCGAGGGTGTGATGGGAGCGTCTGAGATTCACATTCCCTGAAGGGCAGACGGGAGATTTCGGCTGCCCGACGCCAGACATAGGAACAGATGACGAGTGACTGCTTGCTGGTTCCACGTGGTGAACAGAGGGATTTAATAGCGAGTGATAAGAATGAGGAACTCGGAGCAGTTTCAGTGGGATCGGGCTTCAATGCAAGCGTCCAGTTCTTCTGGTCCTTTTGTCACGACGAGGATGAAAAACAAACGCCGGCCAGAGCGATGGGAACCTGTCGGAgtttccactgtgggttaacgctaggggacgacacgccaccagactggagccagatggagtgtccactgtgggttaacgctaggggacgacacgccaccagactggagccagatggagtgtccactgtgggttaatgctaggggacgacacgccaccagactggagccagatggaggttccactgtgggttaacgctaggggatGACTCTCTGAGTGAGTCTCACctggacactccatctggctccagtctgttgccgtgtcgtcccctagcgttagTCCACAGTGGAacctccatctggctccagtctggtgcagtgtcgtcccctagcgttaacccacagtggaacctccatctggctccagtctggtgcagtgtcgtcccctagcattaacccacagtggacactccatctggctccagtctggcgtcgtgtcgtcccctagcgttaacccacagttgaacctccatctggctccagtctggtgcagtgtcgtcccctagcgttaacccacagtggacactccatctggctccagtctggtgcagtgtcgtcccctagcgttaacccacagtggacactccatctggctccagtctggtggcgtgtcgtcccctagcgttaacccacagtggaaacTCCGACAGGTTCCCATCGCTCTGGCCGGCGTTTGTTTTTCATCCTCGTCGTGACAAAAGGACCAGAAGAACTGGACGCTTGCATTGAAGCCCGATCCCACTGAAACTGCTCCGAGTTCCTCATTCTTATCACTCGCTATTAAATCCCTCTGTTCACCACGTGGAACCAGCAAGCAGTCACTCGTCATCTGTTCCTATGTCTGGCGTCGGGCAGCCGAAATCTCCCGTCTGCCCTTCAGGGAATGTGAATCTCAGACGCTCCCATCACACCCTCGATCAGTGATCAGTGATTAAATGCTTGTGAATAACCAAACGGGTCTGTTGAACCAAAATCTCTCACTGGAGGGCTGCATCAGTGGTGGAGCTTCAGCCTCATCCTTGTGGTCAGGATGCCTCGCCTTGCGCTTATATCAGTCGCATTGATTATGATTTATAATAATGTGATCATGttgctttattggccctatacaatttcttgcattggcTTGCATtagtttgctctccatgagaaagacacacagacagggagagaagctgggggtcagagtgcagggtcaggcA belongs to Lepisosteus oculatus isolate fLepOcu1 chromosome 14, fLepOcu1.hap2, whole genome shotgun sequence and includes:
- the LOC138243466 gene encoding epithelial discoidin domain-containing receptor 1-like, with protein sequence MLRLCKEQPYASMTDELVIENAGEFFRDQGKQVYLSRPEVCPQGLYELMLSCWSRESRERPSFPAIQRFLLEDAMNMV